A genomic segment from Chlorogloeopsis sp. ULAP01 encodes:
- a CDS encoding methyltransferase domain-containing protein, producing MSATLYKQIQQFYDASSGLWEEIWGEHMHHGYYGADGTQKKDRRQAQIDLIEEILQWADVRQAESILDVGCGIGGSSLYLAAKFHAHATGITLSPVQAARARERAKEFSLGSKTNFQVADAQAMPFSDNSFDLVWALESGEHMPDKVKFMQECYRVLKPGGKLIMVTWCHRPTDDSPLTVDEQQHLAKIYQVYCLPYVISLPEYEAIAHQIGLQNIHTADWSKAVAPFWNVVIDSALSWKAIFGLLRAGWSTIVGALSLGLMSRGYERGLIRFGLLCGNKK from the coding sequence ATGAGCGCAACATTATACAAGCAAATTCAGCAATTTTATGATGCTTCTTCCGGTTTGTGGGAAGAGATATGGGGCGAGCATATGCATCATGGTTACTATGGTGCAGATGGTACGCAAAAAAAAGACCGTCGTCAGGCACAAATTGACTTAATTGAAGAAATCCTTCAGTGGGCAGATGTGCGGCAAGCTGAAAGTATTTTGGATGTAGGTTGTGGAATTGGTGGCAGTTCTCTTTATTTGGCTGCAAAATTTCATGCCCATGCGACAGGTATCACTTTGAGTCCCGTGCAAGCGGCAAGAGCGAGGGAACGTGCCAAAGAGTTTAGCTTAGGTAGTAAGACTAATTTTCAAGTAGCAGATGCTCAAGCTATGCCCTTTAGTGATAATTCTTTTGATTTAGTCTGGGCATTGGAAAGTGGTGAGCATATGCCAGATAAAGTCAAGTTTATGCAGGAGTGTTACCGTGTCCTCAAACCTGGTGGCAAGTTAATTATGGTGACTTGGTGCCATCGACCGACAGATGATTCACCACTGACAGTAGATGAACAGCAGCACTTGGCGAAAATTTATCAGGTGTACTGTTTGCCTTATGTAATTTCTTTGCCGGAGTATGAAGCGATCGCCCATCAAATCGGATTGCAAAATATCCACACTGCCGATTGGTCAAAAGCAGTGGCACCGTTTTGGAATGTGGTAATTGATTCGGCACTGAGCTGGAAAGCAATTTTTGGTTTGCTGCGAGCGGGTTGGAGTACGATTGTTGGGGCGCTGTCTTTAGGATTGATGAGTCGCGGATATGAGCGTGGCTTGATTCGGTTCGGGTTGTTGTGTGGAAATAAGAAATAA
- the coaE gene encoding dephospho-CoA kinase (Dephospho-CoA kinase (CoaE) performs the final step in coenzyme A biosynthesis.), with translation MTKRIIGLTGGIATGKTTVANYLADVYHLPILDADIYAREAVSVGSPILNAIARRYGQEILLSDGSLNRQKLGEIIFSNPAQRHWVESLIHPYVRDRFFQEIAVSSAQTLVLVVPLLFEVQMTDLITESWVVSCSAQQQLERLMQRNNLTIEQAKVRIKSQMPIEKKAERADVVLENNSTLTALLQQVDAALARISTK, from the coding sequence ATGACTAAAAGAATCATCGGCTTAACTGGAGGCATCGCCACAGGAAAAACAACTGTCGCCAATTATTTGGCTGATGTTTACCATTTGCCAATTTTAGACGCAGATATTTATGCCAGAGAAGCTGTTTCTGTGGGTTCGCCCATTCTCAATGCGATCGCTCGCCGTTACGGACAAGAAATTTTACTATCAGATGGTAGTCTTAACCGTCAAAAGCTAGGCGAAATTATTTTTAGCAATCCAGCACAACGGCATTGGGTGGAAAGTTTAATTCATCCTTATGTACGCGATCGCTTTTTCCAAGAAATTGCCGTATCTTCAGCACAAACATTAGTGTTAGTTGTGCCTTTACTATTTGAAGTACAAATGACTGATTTAATTACAGAAAGTTGGGTAGTATCTTGTTCTGCACAACAGCAACTCGAAAGATTAATGCAGCGCAATAATTTAACTATAGAGCAAGCAAAAGTCAGAATTAAGAGTCAAATGCCGATAGAAAAAAAAGCAGAACGTGCAGATGTAGTTTTAGAGAATAACTCGACACTGACAGCACTACTTCAACAAGTTGATGCTGCATTAGCTAGAATATCAACCAAGTAA
- a CDS encoding TldD/PmbA family protein, producing MPTLLADIQNLLSDLIARYSSRVDYLMIRLEEAEGTDIVLRGDKVETLSEGISVGGHIRAAYKGGWGFSSFNRLTTIEDRIQEAIAAARMVGDEETTLAAIKPVQAVCRVPLTGTDPCKIPLSQKKELCDRYTELLKSVDHAITTTSVRYGDCSQRVIIASSEGTLIEQSWVDMEMRFAATARNGDTVQTGRETTGSRKAFEDLIGLDEQVKNAAQRAVAALSLPSVKGNTYTVVIDPILTGLFVHEAFGHLSEADMAYENPDLLEVMTLGRRFGCKELQIFDGAAPQGHRGSYFYDDEGTPATTTQLIQDGVLVGRLHSRETAGKLAEVPTGNARCLNYHHAPIVRMTNTWIERGKTPVADLFSDIKEGVYARNWLGGMTNGEMFTFSAGEAWMIRNGKIAESVKDVTLSGNVFQTLADIEAIGDDFYWDESGGCGKGGQNGLPVGCGGPSLRIRDVVVGGEVGEM from the coding sequence ATGCCTACCTTACTTGCGGATATTCAAAATTTGCTTTCGGATTTGATTGCTCGCTACTCATCTAGGGTAGATTACCTAATGATTCGCCTGGAAGAAGCTGAAGGTACGGATATTGTCTTGCGTGGTGACAAGGTAGAAACCCTCAGCGAAGGCATTTCTGTTGGTGGACATATTCGTGCTGCTTATAAAGGTGGTTGGGGATTCAGTAGCTTTAATCGTCTGACGACAATCGAAGACAGGATTCAAGAAGCGATCGCTGCGGCGCGGATGGTTGGTGATGAAGAAACTACACTTGCTGCCATCAAACCAGTCCAAGCAGTTTGCCGGGTGCCGCTGACTGGAACCGATCCGTGCAAAATTCCCTTGAGCCAAAAAAAAGAATTGTGCGATCGCTACACTGAACTCCTCAAAAGTGTAGATCATGCTATCACCACTACTTCTGTACGTTATGGCGACTGTAGTCAAAGGGTAATTATTGCCAGCAGTGAAGGAACTTTAATCGAGCAGTCTTGGGTAGATATGGAAATGCGCTTCGCTGCTACTGCCAGAAACGGCGATACCGTACAAACTGGTAGAGAAACTACAGGCTCGCGCAAAGCTTTTGAAGATTTAATTGGCTTAGATGAACAAGTCAAAAATGCAGCCCAAAGAGCAGTTGCCGCTCTATCTCTGCCTTCGGTAAAAGGCAATACCTACACTGTGGTTATCGATCCTATTTTGACTGGTTTATTTGTTCACGAAGCATTCGGGCATCTTTCCGAAGCAGATATGGCATATGAAAACCCGGATCTGTTGGAAGTGATGACTCTTGGTCGCAGATTTGGCTGCAAAGAATTACAAATTTTTGATGGTGCCGCTCCCCAAGGGCATCGAGGTAGTTATTTTTATGACGATGAAGGTACGCCTGCAACAACTACGCAATTAATCCAAGATGGTGTTTTGGTAGGACGCTTGCACTCTCGCGAAACAGCAGGCAAATTAGCAGAAGTACCGACTGGTAATGCTAGATGTCTCAATTATCATCATGCTCCCATTGTCCGGATGACCAACACTTGGATAGAGAGGGGTAAAACTCCGGTTGCTGATTTATTTAGCGATATCAAAGAAGGAGTTTATGCCCGTAACTGGCTGGGTGGAATGACAAATGGAGAAATGTTTACCTTCAGTGCTGGGGAAGCATGGATGATTAGAAACGGTAAAATTGCCGAGTCAGTAAAGGATGTGACGCTCTCTGGAAATGTTTTTCAAACCTTGGCGGATATAGAAGCGATTGGCGATGATTTTTACTGGGATGAGTCTGGTGGTTGCGGTAAAGGTGGACAAAATGGTTTACCTGTAGGTTGTGGAGGACCGAGTTTGCGGATACGAGATGTGGTAGTAGGTGGAGAAGTGGGGGAGATGTAG
- the cobA gene encoding uroporphyrinogen-III C-methyltransferase — MTNQKGKVYLVGAGLGDEAYLTVRAYNLLSVAQVLVYDALVDAELLRLVSPDCLKLDVGKRGGKPSTPQAEINKLLVKYCQQGKQVIRLKSGDPFIFGRSIAEIEALQAAGCEFEVVPGISSALAAPLLAGIPLTDPVLSRCFAIFTAHEPDALDWQVLSRLETLVILMGGQNLAEIVRRLLQHGRSLHTPIAIIRWAGTEQQQTWIGTLETIVQEVSGVPLSPVVIVIGEVVGLRRYFQPENID, encoded by the coding sequence ATGACGAATCAAAAGGGCAAAGTTTACCTGGTAGGTGCAGGGCTAGGAGATGAGGCGTATCTGACGGTGCGAGCTTATAATCTCCTGTCGGTTGCTCAGGTATTGGTTTACGATGCCCTAGTGGATGCAGAATTATTGCGGTTAGTATCACCTGATTGTCTGAAGTTGGACGTAGGCAAACGTGGAGGCAAACCCAGCACGCCTCAAGCTGAAATTAACAAGTTACTGGTGAAGTATTGTCAGCAAGGAAAACAAGTTATCCGGCTCAAATCTGGCGATCCATTTATTTTTGGTCGCTCTATCGCTGAAATTGAAGCTTTACAAGCCGCAGGTTGTGAATTTGAAGTTGTACCGGGAATTTCCTCTGCCCTAGCAGCACCGTTGTTAGCAGGTATTCCTCTTACAGATCCAGTTTTGAGTCGTTGTTTTGCTATTTTTACCGCTCACGAACCCGATGCTTTAGATTGGCAAGTCTTGTCACGTCTAGAAACATTGGTAATTTTGATGGGAGGGCAGAATTTAGCTGAAATTGTTCGGCGGTTGTTGCAACATGGGCGATCGCTACATACACCCATTGCCATTATTCGGTGGGCAGGCACTGAGCAACAACAAACTTGGATAGGTACGTTAGAAACAATTGTGCAGGAAGTATCAGGTGTGCCACTCTCGCCAGTGGTAATCGTGATTGGTGAGGTGGTAGGGTTACGAAGATACTTTCAACCTGAGAATATAGACTAA
- a CDS encoding uroporphyrinogen-III synthase, translating to MPNNLPSSSLPLSGKTILVTRSAGQSSQFTELLLTAGANVVEMPALEIGSPSSWQALDGAIAQLSEFDWLILTSSNAVDYFLERLIAQGKDVRALAGIKIAVVGEKTAQSLRQRCLQPDFIPPNFVADSLVENFPEELADKKILFPRVESGGREVLVKELTAKGAEVTEVAAYQSCCPSSIPTSAEVALQNKKVDAVTFASSKTVQFFCQLLEQTFSHTSAENHSSTLASYLEGVCIASIGPQTSKTCLALFGRVDVEAEEYTLEGLTQALVKWAASS from the coding sequence ATGCCAAACAATCTCCCCTCCTCTTCTCTCCCTCTCAGTGGTAAAACAATTTTAGTGACACGTTCAGCTGGACAATCAAGTCAATTTACGGAACTTTTGTTAACAGCAGGTGCAAATGTTGTCGAAATGCCTGCTTTGGAAATTGGCTCGCCTTCGAGTTGGCAAGCTTTGGATGGCGCGATCGCTCAACTATCTGAATTTGACTGGTTAATTCTCACTTCTAGTAATGCTGTAGACTATTTCTTGGAACGACTAATCGCACAGGGTAAAGATGTTCGTGCCTTAGCAGGAATAAAAATTGCTGTTGTTGGCGAAAAAACAGCCCAAAGCCTCAGACAACGCTGTTTGCAACCAGACTTTATTCCACCCAACTTTGTAGCTGACTCTCTAGTAGAAAATTTTCCAGAGGAACTTGCAGATAAAAAGATTTTATTTCCTAGAGTCGAAAGTGGTGGACGGGAAGTTTTAGTGAAAGAATTAACTGCTAAAGGTGCAGAAGTAACAGAAGTAGCAGCATATCAATCTTGTTGTCCAAGTAGTATTCCTACCTCAGCAGAAGTTGCTTTGCAAAATAAAAAAGTTGATGCTGTTACCTTTGCTAGTTCTAAAACTGTACAATTTTTCTGCCAGTTGTTAGAACAGACTTTTTCTCACACTTCAGCAGAAAATCACTCATCTACGCTAGCAAGTTATTTGGAAGGAGTTTGTATTGCTTCTATCGGCCCGCAAACCTCTAAAACTTGTCTTGCTTTATTTGGGCGTGTGGATGTGGAAGCAGAAGAATACACTTTAGAAGGATTAACCCAAGCACTAGTTAAATGGGCTGCAAGCTCATAA
- a CDS encoding DUF2079 domain-containing protein: MQRKPLLKIEASSASTLVFRLAGIFFILCLLFTLHRYYSFYASFDQGIFNQVFWNNLHGRFFQSSLSSSLSTNVVHAGEIPTVYYHRLGQHFTPALLLWLPIYALFPSPATLTVLQVTLITAAGLVLYILARQYLKPSLAIMIAASFYAANAVIGPTLSNFHDISQIPLFVFTLLLAMEKRRWWLFWLMAILILAVREDAGVGLFGVGVYMVLSKRFPRAGIGVCILSFGYMLALTNLIMPLFSKDISQRFMLERFGQYAEGEEASTLEIIWGMVSNPVRLLVELVTPIDRTIKYLLGQWLPLAFVPAVAPASWMIAGFPLLKLFLGKGESVLAITIRYALTVVPGLFYGAILWWSQHQQKFTPSFRRFWVGCICVSLLFSFVSNPNRTFYFLIPDSVKPWVYVSLQRQWQHVEQMRPLLAQIPQAASVSATTYIVPHLSSRREILRLPVLELRNDAQQVIKVDYAIADLWQLQKYQAAFKSDRRLLQDLTKLIDQVSNNREYGIIGFQDGVILLKKAANSDTQATTAWLQFRQQLQLNKQLAT, encoded by the coding sequence ATGCAAAGAAAACCGCTATTAAAAATAGAAGCAAGTAGTGCCAGCACTCTAGTTTTCCGATTAGCAGGAATATTTTTTATCCTGTGTCTATTATTTACCCTGCACCGTTACTACAGTTTTTACGCTTCCTTCGACCAAGGTATTTTTAACCAAGTTTTTTGGAATAATCTCCACGGTCGCTTTTTTCAAAGTTCCCTTTCTTCTAGTCTTTCCACCAATGTTGTCCACGCTGGAGAAATTCCCACAGTTTATTACCATCGTCTCGGTCAACACTTTACACCAGCGTTGTTGTTGTGGCTGCCAATCTACGCTTTATTTCCCTCTCCCGCGACTCTAACAGTTCTGCAAGTAACACTTATCACTGCCGCAGGTTTAGTTTTATATATCCTGGCACGACAATATCTCAAACCATCATTAGCAATCATGATTGCTGCCAGCTTTTATGCTGCCAATGCAGTGATTGGTCCAACTTTAAGTAACTTTCACGACATTAGTCAAATTCCCCTCTTCGTTTTTACTCTGCTACTAGCAATGGAAAAACGCAGGTGGTGGTTGTTTTGGCTGATGGCAATTTTGATTTTGGCTGTGCGGGAAGATGCAGGTGTGGGTTTATTTGGCGTGGGAGTTTATATGGTGTTAAGCAAGCGTTTTCCCCGCGCTGGCATCGGAGTCTGCATCCTTAGTTTTGGTTATATGTTGGCTCTTACCAACTTGATCATGCCGTTATTCTCCAAAGATATTTCCCAGCGCTTCATGTTGGAGAGGTTTGGACAATATGCCGAAGGAGAGGAAGCTTCTACCTTAGAAATTATTTGGGGCATGGTTAGCAACCCCGTGCGGTTATTAGTAGAATTAGTGACGCCAATAGATAGAACTATTAAATATTTACTCGGTCAATGGTTACCGTTGGCATTCGTACCTGCTGTTGCTCCTGCCTCTTGGATGATAGCTGGCTTCCCTCTTTTGAAGCTATTCCTGGGCAAGGGAGAATCTGTTCTGGCGATTACGATTCGCTACGCTTTAACCGTAGTGCCGGGGCTATTTTATGGAGCAATTCTCTGGTGGTCGCAGCATCAGCAAAAATTTACACCTTCATTTCGTCGCTTTTGGGTGGGATGTATCTGTGTTTCTCTGTTATTTAGCTTTGTATCCAATCCGAATCGGACTTTTTACTTTCTCATTCCAGATTCTGTAAAACCTTGGGTATATGTGTCTTTACAAAGACAGTGGCAACACGTAGAACAGATGCGTCCCTTATTGGCACAAATTCCTCAAGCTGCTAGCGTCTCTGCAACTACCTATATTGTCCCTCATCTTTCTAGCCGCCGGGAAATTCTGCGTTTGCCTGTCTTAGAACTACGCAATGATGCCCAACAAGTAATTAAGGTAGATTATGCGATCGCCGATCTGTGGCAATTACAAAAATATCAAGCGGCATTTAAAAGCGATCGCCGTCTACTGCAAGATTTGACAAAACTAATTGACCAGGTCAGTAATAACCGAGAATATGGAATTATCGGTTTTCAAGATGGCGTAATCTTACTAAAAAAAGCTGCCAATTCGGACACCCAAGCCACAACAGCTTGGTTACAATTTCGTCAGCAGTTGCAGCTTAACAAACAGTTAGCAACCTGA
- a CDS encoding homogentisate phytyltransferase, whose product MSEISQSGVVSNWFYALWKFSRPHTIIGTSLSVLGLYLIAVAVSNGNDSVFSIPNSLFPVMGAWLACLAGNIYIVGLNQLEDVAIDKINKPHLPLASGEFSRRTGQLIVGATCVLALVLAWLSGPFLFGMVAISLAIGTAYSLPPIRLKRFPFWAALCIFSVRGAIVNLGLFLHFNWVLEQNRFIPAAVWVLTLFILVFTFAIAIFKDIPDMEGDLQYNITTFTIKLGKHTVFKLALWVLTVCYAGMILVGVLRLAEINFEFLVVTHLLALGLMWWRTRKVDLQDKSAIARFYQFIWKLFFLEYLIFPTACLLA is encoded by the coding sequence ATGAGTGAAATTTCACAATCAGGTGTGGTGAGTAATTGGTTTTATGCTTTGTGGAAATTTTCTCGCCCACACACAATTATTGGCACGAGTTTAAGTGTTTTAGGTTTGTATTTAATTGCAGTTGCTGTTAGCAATGGTAATGATTCTGTGTTCTCTATTCCCAATTCTCTTTTTCCTGTTATGGGAGCCTGGCTTGCCTGTTTAGCTGGAAATATATACATTGTGGGTTTAAATCAACTAGAAGATGTGGCAATTGATAAAATCAATAAACCGCATTTGCCACTTGCTTCTGGAGAATTTTCTCGACGAACAGGTCAATTGATTGTAGGTGCTACCTGTGTTTTAGCGTTAGTTTTGGCATGGTTAAGTGGGCCTTTTTTGTTCGGTATGGTGGCAATTAGCCTAGCAATTGGGACAGCATATTCTTTACCTCCAATCCGCTTAAAAAGATTTCCTTTTTGGGCAGCGCTATGTATTTTTTCAGTTCGAGGAGCTATTGTTAATTTAGGACTATTCTTGCATTTCAATTGGGTGTTAGAGCAAAACCGATTTATTCCAGCAGCAGTTTGGGTACTAACTCTGTTTATTTTGGTTTTTACTTTTGCGATCGCTATCTTTAAAGACATCCCTGATATGGAAGGCGACTTGCAATACAATATCACTACTTTCACTATCAAACTTGGCAAACACACAGTGTTTAAACTTGCTCTTTGGGTATTGACTGTATGTTATGCAGGAATGATCTTAGTTGGGGTGCTGCGTCTGGCGGAAATTAATTTTGAGTTTTTAGTAGTTACTCATTTGCTAGCTTTAGGCTTAATGTGGTGGCGAACTCGGAAAGTGGATTTACAAGATAAAAGTGCGATCGCCCGTTTTTACCAATTTATTTGGAAACTTTTTTTCCTCGAATATTTAATCTTCCCCACAGCTTGTCTGTTGGCATAA
- a CDS encoding tetratricopeptide repeat protein — translation MLESLQISSIVAVVAVICSIAVLGYFSWKTLITSNYFQKGINLYQQKDYLGAEAAFRRVISINSTNDVVHLLLGDSLMQQDKVEAAISEYQQVIERAPKKVDAYLRLAQAFMQQQKSQEAIAILQKASDLFQAQRQPEKAQQIQRVLQQISSVSNNT, via the coding sequence ATGCTAGAAAGCTTACAAATATCTTCTATTGTTGCTGTTGTTGCAGTCATTTGTAGTATCGCTGTTCTTGGTTATTTTTCTTGGAAGACTCTAATTACTTCCAACTACTTTCAAAAGGGCATTAACCTATATCAGCAAAAAGATTATCTTGGTGCAGAAGCTGCTTTTCGTCGAGTCATTTCGATCAACTCTACTAATGATGTGGTTCACTTGCTGTTGGGTGATTCTTTAATGCAGCAAGATAAAGTTGAGGCAGCAATTTCTGAATATCAACAGGTGATTGAGCGCGCTCCTAAAAAAGTCGATGCCTATTTACGTCTAGCTCAAGCTTTCATGCAACAACAAAAATCCCAAGAAGCGATCGCTATCCTGCAAAAAGCTAGTGATTTATTCCAAGCACAACGTCAACCCGAAAAAGCTCAACAAATCCAACGAGTGTTACAACAGATTTCTTCAGTATCAAATAACACTTGA
- a CDS encoding general stress protein encodes MVDKNHKYAVGVFNNRQTAEQALNQLKTSGLVMDKVSIIAKDVDKGEELGNAQVSDRIGNQNVDTTGAVGDALTASTWGSILVGLSSLALPGLGAVLAAGSVGVALVSSIAGVAVGAAATNNLVQALAGLGIPEERARVYSDHLQMGDYLVIVNGSDDEIHRAEGILKQQDIQYWGIYQSSTQPQEGSSV; translated from the coding sequence ATGGTTGACAAAAATCATAAATATGCTGTTGGAGTATTTAATAATCGTCAAACAGCAGAACAAGCGCTCAATCAATTGAAAACTTCAGGCTTGGTAATGGACAAAGTATCTATCATTGCCAAAGATGTAGACAAAGGCGAAGAGCTTGGCAATGCTCAGGTGAGCGATCGCATTGGCAATCAAAATGTAGATACAACAGGGGCAGTTGGAGATGCTCTGACGGCAAGTACTTGGGGTAGTATATTGGTTGGTCTTAGCAGTCTAGCACTTCCTGGTCTTGGAGCAGTGCTGGCAGCAGGTTCTGTTGGTGTAGCATTAGTTTCTAGTATTGCAGGTGTAGCTGTCGGTGCAGCAGCAACTAATAATTTGGTGCAAGCGTTAGCTGGTTTAGGTATCCCCGAAGAAAGAGCTAGAGTTTATAGCGATCACCTCCAAATGGGTGATTATTTGGTGATAGTGAATGGCAGCGATGATGAAATTCATCGCGCTGAAGGAATCTTGAAACAACAAGATATTCAATACTGGGGTATTTATCAATCCTCTACCCAACCCCAAGAAGGTAGTAGCGTTTAG
- a CDS encoding TrkH family potassium uptake protein — protein sequence MTVSRTICLGFLAVITVGTILLMMPFSTSSGMWNDPIVALFTATSAVCVTGLAVVDTGTDFSFWGQLLILLLAQIGGLGYMTTTTFLILLIGRKFDLRQKVAIQQALDRPGMSGSTQIIRSIIATTMIFEITGIFLLLPAFVPDYGWRQGIWLSIFHSVSAWNNAGFSLFKDSLIGYQSSVLVVFTISGLIIFGGIGYQVILETYVWLRDRLLQKQEKLLVFSLDFKVATSTTVVLLVLGTIAFFFVELRNLQTFSDFSLLDKLLFAWFQSVTTRTAGFNSIDIGKMTNAGLFITIALMFIGASPGGTGGGIKTTTFRVLTSCTQSILQGKEEVILYDRKVAFSLILKAVGVLIGSVTTVIVGTTLIAFTDPKFDFIQILFEVVSAFATVGLSTGITGSVSTAAKLILVVTMYIGRVGVLLLMAAVLGDPRPSRIHYPEENLLVG from the coding sequence ATGACTGTTTCTCGGACGATTTGCTTGGGGTTTTTAGCAGTCATTACTGTAGGAACTATCCTGCTAATGATGCCTTTTTCTACCAGTAGCGGTATGTGGAATGACCCGATTGTGGCATTATTCACCGCTACCTCCGCAGTTTGTGTAACTGGATTAGCAGTAGTTGATACTGGTACTGATTTTTCCTTTTGGGGCCAGTTGTTAATTTTGCTACTGGCACAAATTGGTGGTTTGGGTTACATGACAACCACAACCTTTCTGATTTTGTTAATTGGACGTAAATTTGATCTGCGACAAAAAGTTGCTATTCAACAAGCTTTAGACCGTCCGGGAATGAGTGGCAGTACCCAAATTATTCGCTCCATCATTGCCACGACTATGATTTTTGAAATCACTGGCATTTTTTTACTGCTACCAGCTTTTGTTCCTGACTATGGCTGGAGGCAAGGAATATGGCTGTCAATTTTCCATAGCGTTTCTGCTTGGAATAATGCGGGTTTTAGTTTGTTTAAAGATAGCTTGATTGGTTATCAGTCTTCAGTTTTAGTAGTTTTTACGATTAGCGGATTAATTATTTTTGGTGGAATTGGTTATCAGGTGATTTTAGAAACTTATGTTTGGTTACGCGATCGCCTTTTACAAAAACAAGAAAAACTATTAGTTTTTTCACTAGATTTTAAAGTTGCAACTAGTACAACAGTTGTACTTTTAGTTTTGGGAACAATAGCTTTTTTCTTTGTAGAATTGAGAAATTTACAAACCTTTAGTGATTTCAGCCTTCTTGATAAATTACTATTTGCTTGGTTTCAATCTGTAACTACTAGAACGGCCGGCTTTAATTCTATCGATATTGGCAAAATGACTAATGCCGGTCTATTTATTACAATCGCACTCATGTTTATTGGTGCAAGTCCTGGCGGTACGGGAGGTGGTATAAAAACAACAACTTTTAGAGTTTTAACAAGTTGTACACAGTCAATATTACAGGGAAAAGAAGAAGTGATTCTATATGATCGCAAAGTAGCATTTTCTTTGATTTTGAAAGCTGTTGGTGTATTGATTGGTTCTGTAACAACAGTGATTGTCGGCACAACATTAATTGCCTTTACAGATCCAAAATTTGACTTTATTCAAATCTTGTTTGAAGTTGTTTCAGCCTTTGCAACTGTTGGGCTTTCTACCGGAATTACTGGCAGTGTTTCTACAGCAGCAAAGCTGATATTAGTTGTCACAATGTATATTGGTAGAGTGGGTGTTTTACTGTTAATGGCGGCTGTTCTAGGAGATCCTCGTCCTAGCAGAATTCATTATCCAGAAGAAAACTTACTTGTGGGATAG
- a CDS encoding glycosyltransferase family 4 protein, giving the protein MKILVMSWEFPPRIVGGIARHVSELYPELVKLGHEVHLMTPEFGHAPLYEVVEGVRVHRIPVPGGNDFFHWIANMNESMGSHGGKLMLEEGPFDIIHAHDWVVGDAAIALKHSFKVPLIATIHATEHGRYNGIYTDTQRYISGKEELLAYNAWRIIVCTDYMRREVERALHSPWNKIDVIYNGIRPEKKRHHEYFHAQDFRRQFAEDGENIVYYVGRMTYEKGISVLLSAAPKVLWEMGGYVKFVIIGGGNTDNLKKQAWDLGIWHKCYFTGFMSDEYLDKFQTIADCAVFPSLYEPFGIVALESFASRVPVVVSDTGGFPEVVQHTKTGIVTYTNNPDSLAWGILEVLKNPGYRQWLVDNAYEDLERRFSWPKLAKQTEDVYKQVVKEKLQVIW; this is encoded by the coding sequence ATGAAAATACTAGTAATGAGTTGGGAGTTTCCGCCTCGTATTGTCGGAGGAATTGCCCGTCACGTGTCGGAATTGTACCCGGAATTAGTCAAGTTAGGGCATGAAGTTCACCTCATGACGCCGGAATTTGGTCATGCGCCGTTGTACGAAGTAGTGGAAGGCGTGCGGGTGCATCGCATTCCCGTTCCTGGTGGTAACGACTTTTTCCATTGGATTGCCAACATGAACGAGAGCATGGGCAGTCATGGGGGCAAGTTGATGTTGGAAGAAGGCCCTTTTGATATTATTCATGCTCATGATTGGGTGGTAGGAGATGCAGCGATCGCCCTTAAGCACAGCTTCAAAGTACCCCTCATTGCTACGATCCATGCGACTGAACACGGACGCTATAACGGTATTTATACAGATACCCAGCGTTATATAAGTGGTAAAGAAGAACTATTAGCTTATAATGCCTGGCGAATTATTGTCTGCACCGACTATATGCGCCGAGAGGTAGAACGAGCGCTTCATAGTCCGTGGAATAAAATCGATGTCATTTATAACGGTATCCGTCCTGAAAAGAAACGCCACCACGAATATTTTCACGCTCAGGATTTTCGCCGCCAATTCGCTGAAGATGGCGAAAACATAGTTTACTACGTTGGACGCATGACTTATGAAAAAGGAATATCTGTCTTACTTAGTGCTGCTCCTAAGGTGTTATGGGAGATGGGCGGTTACGTAAAGTTTGTCATTATCGGTGGCGGCAATACTGACAATCTTAAAAAGCAAGCTTGGGATCTGGGAATTTGGCATAAATGCTATTTTACTGGCTTTATGTCTGACGAATACTTGGATAAATTTCAAACTATTGCTGATTGTGCCGTCTTTCCTAGTCTTTACGAACCCTTTGGTATCGTTGCTTTAGAAAGCTTTGCTTCTCGCGTTCCAGTAGTAGTTTCTGATACTGGCGGTTTTCCAGAAGTAGTACAACATACAAAAACTGGAATTGTCACTTACACTAATAATCCTGATTCCTTGGCTTGGGGAATTTTGGAGGTTTTGAAAAATCCCGGATATCGGCAATGGCTAGTTGATAATGCTTACGAAGATCTAGAACGGCGTTTTAGCTGGCCGAAATTAGCTAAACAAACAGAAGATGTTTACAAGCAGGTAGTGAAAGAGAAGCTACAGGTAATTTGGTGA